A segment of the Candidatus Neomarinimicrobiota bacterium genome:
TTTTCAGACCTGATTTATTTTCTCTTTTCCCTTCCACTTTTTTCTTGATAAAAAAGTGGGAAAAAATCAAGGCGGCCAACTGGAAAAACGGAAAATTTCATTTGAATAAAACTCGGTGGGAATTGGGGAAAGAGGAGATTTCTCCACTCTGCTTTCTCCGGCACGGCCGGAGAAAGCGCCGGTCGAAATGACAAGAGGTCTCTCTAATACTCTTCTACCGGAACCGAAATTTGTCTTTGCGGTTTTTTTCGTTCAGTACGAATATCTTCAAAATCCGTCTCGATTTTTTTCAGCACTTCTGCCTGAAAGTATTGTTCACCACAATAATCACATTCCTGACAGGGGACGTTATTCACGACCATCATGTTACCGTCGTGCCTGTAAATATATTGTACTTTCTTTTCGGAAAAGGTCGTATGCCCACAGAAACTACATACCTTCATCATTCTGTACCTCTCTCATACGGGTTTTTAAATTTTGGTGGTTTGGGAATATATACTGTGATAATGACCATTTGGTTCTCCTGACTCCCGCAAACACAATGGACTGGCTTACCGCCTTTTGTGAATCCCGCGACCAAGCAACTTTCACCACGACCGGTGTCCTGGTATGATTCGATGATTTTTCCATCCTGCAGTGCTTCCTCAATCTCCCGAATTTTTAAATTATCATTTTGGCGTTCCTGGTCGCCATGCTTGGAGAATAAATATTTTTCATCCTGAATACAACGCTGTATCCAAAGCATTTCAATCATGATAAAAATAATCTAAGGCATTACTCAGGAAAATACCAGAATGCTATTACCTTATATTCAACCCTTTTGGGGTTGCCGTTTTGAACTGGGTGACCGTGACCCCCCGGTTGTCACCGGGGGCTATTCATGTTCAAGCCCTCCGGGCTTGGAAAACAACGGGATTTCTCCGCTCCCTTCGGTCGGTCGAAATGACAATGCGGAGTCACTAGTGAAAAGGGCTGTCATCTCGAGCGGAGTCCCAACTGGTTGGGACGCAGTCGAGAGATCTCGGTGTTAGAATGTTCCTTATGTATGAAAAACCGAGATTTCTCCGCTCCTTTCAGTCGGTCGAAATGACAATTGATGGGAGAGTAGTATGTTGCGTCATCTCGACTCAGGAGCCGCTAGGTGACGCATGGAGAGATCTCGATGGTGGGTGTTTGACTGGAGGGGGATCGAACAACGGGATTTCTCCGCACGTCCACACACCGGACTGGTCGAAATGACAGGGGTATGGGAGGATATTATGTTATGTCATCTCGAGCGGAGTCCCGACCGGTCGGGATGCATTCTAGAGATCTCGGTGTTAGAATGTTCCTTATGTATGAAAAACCGAGATTTCTCCGCTCCCTGCGGTCGGTCGAAATGACAGGGGTGTGGTGTATTATTCACGTTTGTCATCTCGACTAAGGAGCCGCCAGGCGACGCACGGAGAGATCTCGGTGGTGGGTGTTTGACTGGAGGGATCGAACAACGGGATTTCTCCGCACGTCCACACACCGGACTTGGTCGAAATGACAGGGGTATGGAAGGATATTATGTTATGTCATCTCGAGCGGAGTCCCGACTGGTCGGGACGCAGTCGAGAGATCTCGTCGTTAGAGAATTCCTTATGTATGAAACAGCGAGATTTCTCCGCTCCTTTCAGTCGGTCGGAATGACAAGGGTATGGAAGGATATTATGTTATGTCATCTCAAGCGGAGTCCCGACTGGTTGGGACGCAGTCGAGAGATCTCGGTGTTAGAGAATTCCTTATGTATGAAACAGCGGGATTTCTCCATTCCGGTCCGACGTGGGCGGACCTGCAGTTGAAATGACAGAGGGGGCTAAGCTAAGAAGAAGCGTACCCTGGTACGTCTCTCCATTCCTGTCCGGTATTATCCGTTTGGTTCCAATACCTGAGTGTAAGTGCGTCAATGCTAAGCCGGTGAAGAGGAGGAGGATCAGCACGGAAAAGATGATGCGGTGGCTGCCTTTAACGGAGAATGCAAACAGAGGTTATACACCAAGGTAATCAATAGTGGCTATGATACTTACCAAAATACATTTACTTTAAACCGTTAGTTGTAATTTCCTGATCAAGTTTGATTTGAGCTCTTTTTATTGGTTTCCCTGTAGATTTACATTTATCGTAAATTTTATGCAATAACTCATCTTCAATATTAGTAATTGATATTATTATTTCATCGACGTTATGTTTTTCAACTATATCTTCTAGTTTATTTAAATTTCCGAAAACTGGTACACCGTTAATCTTCGCACCGAGTTTTGTGGGATCGTCATCGATAAAGCCAATCGGGTTCAGGTTTAATTCCTGGTTTTGATTGATTTCCCGTATTGCCAGGTTGCCCGTATCACCTGCGCCAATAAATAGTATATTCTTTTTGTTACCCGAACTAAGAGAGTGGCCTCTCAATAAATCCGCCACTATCCGTTCCGATACTCTGAACCCAGAGATAAGTAGGAAGAGCAGCATTCCAAATATCAGAATTGTCGTGAATTGTATCTGTAGGATATTGAGTGTGAACTTTAAAATCGTCAACACCGCTACAACAGTTGCAACAGCTCCGAGAATTTTGGTCACATCCGAAATTGTGACGTAGCGCCAGATATCTTTGTAGAATCCAAACCCATAAAACACGACCAAAACGAACGGTACGAATATCGGTATGAACTGCATCATATACGGTTCGACAAATTCCGGTGTTAATCCGCCAAATTGTAGCCATAATGCCGCATAGACCGAATAGATTACAATGATTGCATCAACTATAATCTCTGCAATACGCCTTTTATACATTAACACTGTGTTGACTATGGTATTGGGCGTCTTTTCGCCATTCGACCGCAATATCGAATTGTATTCCTGTTTCGAATAGACCTTGATACGCGTAAAAAACGCGCCCGCACCAATAAACAGAATTCCCGTCACTAACAATAGCAACATAGATATGGACAATTCAAGGTACATCAAGCCGATAGCAATGATGCCGCCGATTGCGGTAAATCCGTACATTATCAGGGCAACCTGTCTTTCGCTGTACCCCAACGAAATCAGTCGGTGAGATGAGTGATCTTTCCCGCCCTGGCTAATAGGCCTGCCGAAAAATTTGCGGTTGAGGGTCACCAGCGTTGTATCAAATATCGGGAGCGCCATCAGTAGGACTGGGATTCCAAGTGATAACATCACCTGGGATTTGACTTCTATGGTACCAATCAGGGAGACTGATGCCAGCAGAAACCCCAGTAGAAGGCTCCCGCTATCCCCCATAAAAATCTTTGCCGGATTAAAATTATAAACAAGGAACCCCAAACATGCACCAGAGATAACGAAAGCGAGAATCGCTGGCGTAGGTTGATTATTCATAATGAATATCACCCCGAGAAATATTCCGATAATCCCGCTGATACCACTGCTTAGGCCATCCATGTTATCCAGCAGATTGATAGCGTTGGTCAAACCCACAATCCAGAGCAGGGTAACCGGGAGACTTATAATCTGGGGCAGCAGCCCTTTACCCACCACAATGCCCGAAAGAATAACCAGTCCGGCAGCAATAATCTGGATGATGGTTTTTACATAGGGTTTCACGCCCTTAATATCATCGAAAATGCCTGAGATAAAAATTAAAAGGCCACCGGCGAAGATGCCCAACGGCATTTTATTAAATAACCCGGCATAACTAAATCCGATTACGATGCTCAGAAATATTGCTATACCCCCCAGCAGTGCGGTCGGTTTGGAATGCCACCGATCAGCCGTGGGTTCTGCAATAAACCCCTTCTTCCGGGCGAATTTCATCACCAGCGGGGTAGTAATTACTGCCGTGGCGAATGATAATACCGCCGGTATGATATAATTAATGGAAGACATATTCAGGCTAAGTTAAATTTTCTCATACATACTATAATAATAAACCATAGTAGAAATCGAATGACTTGAGACACATTTTTCTAAAACATGTTTATCGGGTACGGTAATACTTTATCACCCTTTCAACTATTTCGTTAATATTGTATTGCGGTTCATAGCCTATCGCTTCCTGGATTTTAGTGATATCAGGCGTTCTTCTCTGCATATCCTCAAAGCCTGGTCCATACACTT
Coding sequences within it:
- a CDS encoding type II toxin-antitoxin system MqsA family antitoxin, which gives rise to MMKVCSFCGHTTFSEKKVQYIYRHDGNMMVVNNVPCQECDYCGEQYFQAEVLKKIETDFEDIRTERKKPQRQISVPVEEY
- a CDS encoding DUF4258 domain-containing protein encodes the protein MIEMLWIQRCIQDEKYLFSKHGDQERQNDNLKIREIEEALQDGKIIESYQDTGRGESCLVAGFTKGGKPVHCVCGSQENQMVIITVYIPKPPKFKNPYERGTE